The Aedes aegypti strain LVP_AGWG chromosome 1, AaegL5.0 Primary Assembly, whole genome shotgun sequence sequence GCACGATGTGGACGGGGAGTGTGAGTGTGGCGATAGGAAGTGTATCATGTCGGCGACCGTAACCGGGCGATCGCTGAAACACTGGAGTAGCTGTAGTGTGGAGCAGTTGACGCTGGCCTTCAACAGAGGGTTGAGCCATTGTCTGAAGGATAGACCGGAAGTGGTGTACTCGATGAGCTGTGGTAACGGGTTCGTAGACGAAGGCGAAGAGTGTGACTGTGGGCTGGAAGAAGTCTGTGATAATCAGTGCTGTGATGCGAAAATTTGTCGGTTGAAGGAAGGAGCTGCTTGCGCAACCGGGGAGTGCTGTAATTTGGAAACATGCCAACTGAAGGAGGCAGCAAGTGTTTGTCGAATGGCTCACGGAGAATGCGATCTTCCCGAGTATTGTACGGGAAAGTCCGAACACTGTCCGAGAGACGTTCACAAGAGGAATACGGAAATCTGCGCTGGCGGTCAAGCGTATTGTAGCGATGGTGAGTGCAAGGCTCGAGACGATCAGTGTCGCTTACTGTGGGGTCCGTCGGGAAAGGCTGCCGATGTAAATTGCTATTCAAGGAACGTTAACGGCACAAAGTATGCTAACTGTGGTTATGATCGGGACAGTCATAGTTGGAGAAAGTGCGCTgaagaagatgttcaatgcgGTCTGCTCTTCTGCCAACAGCTCAACGAAAATCGTCTAGAATTTGGACTCAGAGTGTTTACCGAGGAGCACATCGCCAGTGCTCTCAATGGACGCCGGGTCGTTCCTTGTCACGCAGCCTTCATAGACCTAGGTAACGCTAAACAGCCATCGCTTGTTCCAGATGGAGCTCCTTGTGGTGAGAACAAAATGTGCTACCAGCAACAATGCTGGGATATCGATAGCCTCAACTCCTACGGAGTAGGACAACCTTGTCCCCACAACTGTCACAATCGTGGGGTCTGCAATAGCCAAGGAAACTGCCACTGCCATTCTGGCTACGCTCCTCCGTTCTGTGAATTTTCCGGAATTGACGGATCCATTGACAGCGGTCCGGCCTCCACCTCCTCTTATTCTCTTCTTATCATATCACTCACCGTAGCCTCCATCATCATACTTCTCCTCTTCGTGATCTACACAGCTCGCACTTTCTGCCGACCGGATCGTTGCAGAACTCCCCTCCAAATCAACTCCTTCCCTTCTTCGTCCCGCAGCAAACATAAGCTCATCGCTACACCTTCCAGCAACTCCGCTGTAGTGCGTGAAATCTCCGCTCCCAAGCTGTGTTCTTCCACTCGGGACATGGATGGACCGCAGTACACCCCAATCGCAAGACTGAAGCACCACCAGCACGATGGTAATCGAGAACCTCCGACCAAGAATAGCACGGTTTCAGTGCGTTCGATAGCTCAGCCATCGGTAGGCTACGTAACGCACGTGGTAGCACCACTGCCACCTCCGGCCAGTCCTCGACGGTTACCACAGCGGCTGCCATCGTCGGTGCACCGGAGCTCGTATGAAAGGCGCCGGCACGGATCCGGTGAAAGCAGTAGTAATCGATACTCGTGAATCTCATTTTGTACTCAACGGAACTTTTAAATATCGATGTATGCTCGTGTGTAGAGTCGCGTGTTTCATAATGTAAGCATTTAAGGACTTATACAGCTTTTTGATACTAGCATTATTTTCTAGCTACTACTTAGTCGTGCGTGTAAGAATCGTAACGAAACGTTCGAGGAAATAAAGTTCTAGTCATCCACTCGAAACGTTCTGAAGTAAACGTCGCGATTGTTGGAATGCACTTTGTCCGAAACTTTTCCATTCAACATACTTTTAAGAAACTCCAAGATTTTGGACGTCCCCACATAACTGTAGACCACgtttgaattttatacaaaaaaaagttctacACTTCAAAAGATCTTCAATTTGCTAACTGATtgctttcattcattcatttattcatttatttagctaacatctagacagataacactgaatcaacaatttcacgccacaatactcggttcgttgccgcatctctccatcctcggttctgccccacgctcgccaaatcgatacgcacttgatccgcccacctagctcgatgCGCtcaacttccactgatgatgcgcctccgtatttcacggctaacgttattgtcagccgtcagcaaggatccaaggaagacgaactcgtcgaccacctcggacgtatccccgtctatcgtaacactgctacctaggcgagccctgtcgcgctcggccccaccagctagcatgtactttgtcttggacgcattcacaaCCAGTCCAACAGGCGGGTGTAcaagtctgccaccttttcaaatgttcggccgacgatgtccatatcatccgtgaaacaaacaaattgactggatctcgtaaaaatagTACCCCGGCTggtaagcccggctctccgcataacaccttctagcacaatattgaacaacaggcacgaaagtccatcaccttgtcgtagtccccggtagGATCCAAACGACTTGGAGttttcgcctgaaaccttcacaaaattttgcacaccttccattgtCGCTCTTATCATTCTCCttagcttcccgggaaagctgttctcgtccatgattaaCCTCCcacaaagtgggggctggttagtttccatcctccgcagtactgacgagggcatttcctccgttgtcccgtccttcattgcctgtgctctcagcaccattcaagtgttcgtcgaagtgctgcctccacctttcgatcacatcacgctcgtccgtaaaaatgctcccatccttatccctgcacatctcggctcgcggcacgaagccgttgcgggatgcgtcgagcttctgatagaacttgcgtgtttcttgagaccggcacagctgttccatctacTCGCACTCCATCTTCTCCaagcggcgttttttctcccgaaagaggcaggTCCGCTGTTGCCGTATCCGTTTATATTCCACGTTCTAtattccacgttctgccgggtcccttgttgcagcatgaccgcccacgctgtattcttctcctccaaaacctcaaggcactcctcgtcgaaccaatcgttccgtcgactccgtcccacgtacccgacgttgctctcagctgcatcgttgatggctgcttttactgttctccagcagtcctcaagaggggcttcatccagctcaccctcttccggtaatgcagcctcgaggtgctgcgcgtatgccgctgcgacatccagTTGCTTGCTAGAATGGACATATCCTCGCcaatagggtaatgactgtttattttgttttcaaacgctaacagttggcgccagcagcaaaaattacagacaacaacctttcgaacattcagtttctcttaccggtcgccgagcggcgacactgatgtttgcattccactcactgatcgcgctacgctggattctaaaatttctgaatctttcaatacaagcgcatggaagaatggtagtcggagaaatgtcaaaacgtatggaaacaaataaaaaaacataaattgcttgcaattaggaaactggatcaaaaaagtagtgattagaaatcaagagtaaagtgaaaaactttttgtgtttagtttatCTTCCGTAGTGCTTTCTTtgtttcaggatttcgtttttactacctttgaaaaagagccatctattgccttttcaattttgaatatcgccctattaccTAGCTTTCATGAAGTTTACTGTTACACAAGCGGTTCTAAATCATGAACTCAATCGAACTCAAACGTTTTAAATAGATTTACTAGAGGAACAGTTGGAAACTTTATGAAATAAACGGCCATCTAATCTTGAGTTGATAATAAACAATATGTTAAGTCCTACTGTAAACGGCTAGGGGTAAGGTATTTTCGAGCATGGGGCATTTGCTGAATCCTTTTTGTAATATGGAAGGTATTGCCAAGGGtttgttcaaaaatatcataaggCATTAAATAGCCATTTTTGACATACACCAGCGTagcaaatttttcttttttctatgaCTCGTAAATACATTCAGACTACACTCGATCTCTTCAgtattatgaaatatatgaaaaatacaaataagaGAAGCCTCAAAGCTTCTAAAAGAAATGATTCTAAGCATCAGGAGAAGAAGTTCCTGGAAGAAAATGTTCcaaaaagcttctgaaagatATTTTTTGCAAGAAAAGCTTCCTAAAACCTTCTGGGAAAAAAACTTCTCGAAGAAAAGTTCTGAGTCTGAaagagaagtttccaagcttctggaagtatGGCTTTGAAGCGTCTGGAAGAGAAgcctccaagcttctggaagagaaacctccaagcttctggaagagtagcttccaagcttctggaagagaagcttcaaagcttttGGTAGagcagcttccaagcttctggaaaaaaagtTTCCAAGCTTGTGGAAAAATATCTTTCAAGTTTCTGGAattgaagcttccaagcttctggaagaaaaacttccaagcttctggaagaaaaacttccaagcttctggaagaaaaactTTCAAGCTTTtgcgagagaatcctgctcaagattgcGAGAGAATCATGCTCAGaactctgagagaatcctgctcaggattctgagagaatcctgctaaggattctgagagaatcttgctccggattctgagaaaatcatgctcaggattctgagaaaatcttgctcaggattctgagagaatcctgctcaggattctgaatgaATTTTGCTCAGGAATctaagaatcctgctcaggattctgagagatttctgctcaggattctgtgagatttctgctcaggattctgagagaatcctactcaggattgcGAGAGAATAATGCTCAGGATTGCGAGAGAATCATGCTCAGagctctgagagaatcctgctcaggattctgagaaaatcctgctcaggattctacgAGAATTctagtcaggattctgagagaatcctgctcaggattctgagagaatcctgctcaggattctgagagaatcctgctcaggattctgagagaatcctgctcaggattctgagagaatcctgctcaggattctgagagaatcctgctcaggattctgagagaatcctgctcaggattctgagagaatcctgctcaggattctgagagaatcctgctcaggattctgagagaatcctgctcaggattctgagagaatcctgctcaggattctgagagaatcctgctcaggattctgagagaatcctgctcaggattctgagagaatcctgctcaggattctgagagaatcctgctcaggattctgagagaatcctgctcatgattctgagagaatcctgctcaggattctgagagaatcctgctcaggattctgagagaatcctgctcaggattctgagagaatcctgctcaggattcttggagaatcctgctcaggattcttggagaatcctgctcaggattcttggagaatcctgctcaggattcttggagaatcctgctcaggattcttggagaatcctgctcaggattcttggagaatcctgctcaggattcttggagaatcctgctcaggattcttggagaatcctgctcaggattcttggagaatcctgctcaggattcttggagaatcctgctcaggattcttggagaatcctgctcaggattcttggagaatcctgctcaggattcttggagaatcctgctcaggattcttggagaatcctgctcaagattcttgGAGAATGCTGCTCAGGATTcttggagaatcctgctcaggattcttggagaatcctgctcaggattcttggagaaccctgctcaggattcttggagagtcctgctcaggattcttggagaatcctgctcaggattcttggagaatcctggtcaggaatCTTGGAGTATCCTGCTCAGGAATCTTGAAGTATCCTGCTCAGGTTTCTTGGAGAATCATGCTCAGGATTcttggagaatcctgctcaggattcttggAGAATCATGCTCAGGAGTCTgggtgaatcctgctcaggattctgggagaatcctgctcaggattctgggagaatcctgctcaggattctgggagaatcctgctcaggattctgagagaatcctgctcaggattctgggagaatcctgctcaggattctgggagaatcctgctcaggattctgggagaatcctgctcaggattctgggagaatcctgctcaggattctgggagaatcctgctcaggattctgggagaatcctgctcaggattctgggagaatcctgctcaggattcttggagaatcctgctcaggattcttggagaatcctgctcagaattcttggagaatcctgctcaggattcttggagaatcctgctcaggattcttggagaatcctgctcaggattcttggagagtcctgctcaggattcttggagaatcctgctcaggattcttggagaatcctggtcaggaatcttggagaatcctgctcaggaatcTTGGAGTATCCTGCTCAGGTTTcttggagaatcctgctcaggattcttggagaatcctgctcaggattcttggagaatcctgctcaggattcttggAGAATCATGCTCAGGAGTCTgggtgaatcctgctcaggattctgggagaatcctgctcaggattctgggagaatcctgctcaggattctgggagaatcctgctcaggattctgggagaatcctgctcaggattctgggagaatcctgctcaggattctgggagaatcctgctcaggattctgggagaatcctgctcaggattctgggagaaccctgctcaggattctgagagaatcctgctcaggattctgggaaaatcctgctcaggattctgggagaatcctgctcaggattctgggaatatcttgctcaggattctgggagaatcatGCTCAGAATCTtgggagaatccttctcaggattctgggagaatcctactcaggattctgggagaatcctgctcaggactctgggagaatcctgctcaggaattttggagaatcctgctcaggaatcttggagaatcctgctcaggattcttggagaatcctgctcaggattctgggagtatcctgctcaggattctgggagtatcctgctcaggattctgggagtatcctgctcaggattctgagagtatcctgctcaggattctgggagtaTCCTGCTcagatttctgggagaatcctgctcagatttCTGGGagtatcctgctcaggattcttggagaatcctgctcaggattcttggagaatcctgctcaggattcttggagagtcctgctcaggattctaagagaatcctgctcaggattctaagagaatcctgctcaagattctgggagaatcctgctcaggattctgggagaatcctgctcaggattctgggagaatcctgctcaggattctgggagaatcctgctcaggattctgggagaatcctgctcaggattctgggagaatcctgctcaggattctgggagaatcctgctcaggattctgggagaatcctgctcaggattctgggagaatcctgctcaggattctgggagaatcctgctcaggattctgggagaatcctgctcaggattctggaagaatcctgctcaggattctgggaaaatcctgctcaggattctgggagaatcctgctcaggattctgggaatatcttgctcaggattctgggagaatcatgctcaggattctgggaatatcttgctcaggattctgggagaatcatGCTCAGAATCTtgggagaatccttctcaggattctgggagaatcctactcaggattctgggagaatcctgctcaggactctgggagaatcctgctcaggaattttggagaatcctgctcaggaatcttggagaatcctgctcaggaatcttggaaaatcctgctcaggattcttggagaatcctgctcaggattcttggagaatcctgctcaggattctgggagtatcctgctcaggattctgggagtatcctgctcaggattctgggagtatcctgctcaggattctgggagtaTCCTGCTCAGGATACTGGGAGTATCCTGCTcagatttctgggagaatcctgctcagatttCTTGGagtatcctgctcaggattcttggagaatcctgctcaggattcttggagagtcctgctcaggattctaagagaatcctgctcaagattctgggagaatcctgctcaggattctgggagaatcctgctcaggattcttggAGAATCCTGCATAAGATTCTGGGTgaatcctgcacaggattctGGAATAAACCTGCAcaggattctggaagaatcctgctcaggattctgagagagctGAGCTTCCttaaagcttctggaaaaaagctTCTCGAAGAAAAGTTCTGAGTCTGAAagagaagttttcaagcttctggaagtaaggcttcaaagcttctgaaagagaagcttccaagctcctggaagagaagcctccaagcttctggaagagaagcctttaagcttctggaagagaagcctccaagcttctggaagagtagcttccaagcttctggaggagaagcttcaaagcttctggtagagcagcttccaagcttctggaaaaaaagtttccaagcttctggaaaaatatctttcaagcttctggaattgaagcttccaagcttctggaattgaagcttccaagcttctggaagaaaaactttcaagcgagcgaatcctgctcaggattgtgAGAGAATCATGCTCAGGATTGCGAGAGAATCAAGCTCAGaactctgagagaatcctgctcaggattctgagagaatcctgctcaagattctgagagaatcctgctcaggattctgagagaatcttgctccggattctgagagaatcctactcaggattctgagaaaatcttgctcaggattctgagagaatcctgctcaggattctgaatgaATTTTGCTCAGGAAtccaagaatcctgctcaggattgtgagagaatcctgctcaggattgtgagagaatcttgctcaggattctgggagaatctcgctcggaattctgagagaatcctgctcaggattctgagagaatcttgctccggattctgagagaatcctactcaggattctgagaaaatcttgctcaggattctgagagaatcctgctcaggattcggaatGAATTTTGCTCAGGAAtccaagaatcctgctcaggattgtgagagaatcctgctaaggattgtgagagaatcttgctcaggattctgggagaatctcgctcggaattctgagagaatcctgctcaggatcctaagagaatcctgctaaggattttgagagaatcctgctcaggattctgagagaatcctgtccaggattctgggaatcctgctcaggattctgagaaaatcctgcaaaggattctgagaggtatcctgctcagaattcttaGAGTATCCTGTTAAGGGTTCTAAAAGGATCCTTCTCAAGGTTCTGAAAGAATCcggctcaggattctgaaagaatcatgctcagggttctgagagaatcatGCTCAAggttctgagtgaatcctgctcaggattttaagagaatcctgttcaggattctgatagactccatgctcaggattctaagaaaaTCGTGCTAATCTAATCTTAATCTTGGTCAGAATTAAGAAAATCCAAAGTTAGAACttttcaaatcatggtgatagatgttttgaattgagtcaagtgatcaatccattcaatcgaacgtgctgattttatACCATGTAGTCATTTCCGTGACAAGTTTTCCGAACTGTTAACCAGCCTTTGGTGAGGAAACAACATAATAAGTGATACTTACTTACATAATACTTACATGATCTCGTCTGGGTCCTGTGCGCTTCCTGTGCGATTG is a genomic window containing:
- the LOC5564193 gene encoding zinc metalloproteinase-disintegrin-like EoMP06, producing MTPGRIITCRRSLLRWVPLVLLCSSTITLGLTHHRHYSSDGDPDVGVDAWRQNGPLAVNGNGRIPILPKVEHTRFGSDAILTYNLTTMDSTSTVRVDLRRSLPSRTFVERQGHRNESIVEYFNDECFYQGWVHGRAGSLVALSTCEGKVRGTVYDIDETYYIDYDEVSGEHYMERIYDSPDSNRVKRSHHRPRMTGPYNANRYSRYVELVLVVDNSLYRYFNSDIWTVHRYCTDVVNHVNMLFNQLNIFIALTGVVVWDQHDHIHVSDRADDTLNNFLQYRRKELLLSHPNDHAQLLTAVNFQDHVIGKAKLGGMCTSNNSGAVIVIHTDNIGIQAGTLAHEMGHSFNMEHDVDGECECGDRKCIMSATVTGRSLKHWSSCSVEQLTLAFNRGLSHCLKDRPEVVYSMSCGNGFVDEGEECDCGLEEVCDNQCCDAKICRLKEGAACATGECCNLETCQLKEAASVCRMAHGECDLPEYCTGKSEHCPRDVHKRNTEICAGGQAYCSDGECKARDDQCRLLWGPSGKAADVNCYSRNVNGTKYANCGYDRDSHSWRKCAEEDVQCGLLFCQQLNENRLEFGLRVFTEEHIASALNGRRVVPCHAAFIDLGNAKQPSLVPDGAPCGENKMCYQQQCWDIDSLNSYGVGQPCPHNCHNRGVCNSQGNCHCHSGYAPPFCEFSGIDGSIDSGPASTSSYSLLIISLTVASIIILLLFVIYTARTFCRPDRCRTPLQINSFPSSSRSKHKLIATPSSNSAVVREISAPKLCSSTRDMDGPQYTPIARLKHHQHDGNREPPTKNSTVSVRSIAQPSVGYVTHVVAPLPPPASPRRLPQRLPSSVHRSSYERRRHGSGESSSNRYS